The Calliphora vicina chromosome 3, idCalVici1.1, whole genome shotgun sequence genome contains a region encoding:
- the LOC135953909 gene encoding serine-rich adhesin for platelets, producing the protein MLSVQTAGCAGMERLGVPTRTSLNTPPDDRGQYICRMRLDAARELLAVRSETVIRGSSSSSSSSTNNTNSKNNSNISNNQLQQTQQQQQQQNHHTNKIHSHHHHHQQQQQQQQQYHHNYSLNNYQRMTTTPNNSSSSCNTAATSTSGNHSISSSGLNNNNANHTSSISQQHNNNSFSSMTNNSDGSSSLSSSSGSSSSVARGGIEATTLKYGNTASGSGGNGSSNISSSCGSSGSCSLACSVSSHSHDHHQHYQYLPQQQQTLCCPHHVPLPDSEWTPSERYSAPLRTSYQQSEITRSYIKPPPNKTIKDVPDHSLAAGLYLASNYSSTSSSSSSLHHHHHHQQQQQQQPKSKPNVITKFFYRKSSPKSPNNLTSGSSSASLSSSSGSSLCSSLSSASTSSSSSGSSLALGSNTSLLCNTTASVTSLTTAPLNTLPISTASTLKTTLCNYGPTQLPHSNSGTSSNNISAGLVPSTQLLTTIGVATPTATTTFPQTSTTQQQHMERIPTPPLSVSVPIASYHPPQQQHQQKQQLHQQLLLDSLVGDTSVSASSTLQTLKSSSCSPTLAVSASVCSKDELVHMECQSGNITRNNSNTSMKSLSASACNCHNSNCKHCNT; encoded by the exons aTGCTATCGGTACAGACAGCCGGCTGCGCGGGAATGGAGCGGCTTGGCGTTCCAACCCGCACCTCTTTAAACACACCGCCCGATGATAG GGGCCAATACATTTGTAGAATGCGTTTAGATGCAGCAAGAGAACTTTTAGCAGTACGTAGCGAAACTGTGATTCGTGGCAGtagcagtagcagcagcagcagcactaATAATACTAATAGTAAAAACAATAGCAATATAAGTAACAATCAACTACAACAaacacaacagcaacagcaacaacaaaatcatcacacaaataaaatacattcccaccatcatcatcatcagcaacaacaacagcagcagcaacaatatcATCACAACTACAGTTTGAATAACTATCAACGTATGACGACAACACCAAATAATAGCAGCAGTAGTTGTAACacagcagcaacatcaacaaGTGGCAACCATAGTATTAGCAGCAGCGGTCTCAACAATAATAACGCCAACCACACCAGCAGCATTAGCCAGCagcacaacaacaacagtttttCCTCAATGACCAACAATAGTGATGGCAGCAGTAGCCTTAGCAGCAGTAGTGGTAGTAGCAGCAGTGTTGCCCGTGGCGGTATAGAGGCCACCACCTTGAAATATGGCAATACGGCCAGTGGGAGTGGTGGCAATGGCAGCAGCAACATTAGCAGTTCTTGCGGCAGTAGTGGTTCATGCAGTTTGGCCTGTTCGGTGAGTTCGCATAGTCACGATCATCATCAGCACTATCAATATCTGCCACAACAGCAGCAGACTTTATGCTGTCCGCATCATGTGCCGCTGCCCGACAGTGAGTGGACACCCTCGGAACGTTACAGTGCTCCGCTTAGAACCAGTTATCAA caATCGGAAATAACACGCTCCTATATCAAGCCACCAcccaataaaacaattaaagatGTTCCAGATCATTCCTTGGCCGCCGGCCTTTATTTGGCCAGCAATTATTCTAGCACTAGCAGTAGTTCATCCAGcttacatcatcatcatcaccaccagcagcaacagcagcaacaaccaaAATCAAAACCTAATGTGATAACAAAATTCTTTTATCGAAAAAGTTCACCAAAATCTCCAAACAATCTAACGTCGGGTTCTTCGTCAGCTTCACTATCGTCCTCATCCGGCTCCTCATTATGCTCATCACTGTCATCGGCCTCTACGTCGTCATCGTCTTCGGGCTCCTCATTAGCTTTAGGCAGTAATACGTCCTTATTGTGCAACACCACAGCCTCGGTAACATCACTAACAACGGCACCACTTAACACGCTACCCATATCAACGGCCTCAACGCTAAAGACCACGCTCTGCAATTACGGTCCAACACAATTGCCACACTCAAACTCAGGGACATCAAGCAATAATATATCGGCTGGTCTAGTACCCAGTACCCAGCTATTAACCACAATCGGGGTAGCAACCCCAACGGCAACCACAACATTCCCTCAAACATCGActacacaacaacaacatatgGAACGCATACCAACACCACCCTTATCGGTGTCGGTGCCCATAGCCTCATATCATCctccacaacaacaacatcaacagaaACAACAGCTCCACCAACAACTACTATTGGACAGTTTGGTGGGCGACACTTCAGTTTCCGCTTCCAGTACTCTACAGACTCTCAAGAGTAGTTCATGCAGTCCCACATTGGCTGTCTCTGCGTCTGTTTGCTCGAAAGACGAACTCGTCCATATGGAATGTCAATCGGGCAATATAACGCGTAACAATAGTAATACAAGTATGAAAAGTCTATCGGCATCAGCGTGCAATTGTCATAATAGTAATTGTAAGCACTGCAATACGTAG